In Candidatus Zixiibacteriota bacterium, one DNA window encodes the following:
- a CDS encoding FliH/SctL family protein, whose protein sequence is MSFSERIRRPTLVSERRVRVGDGSSGGRIEIDLRPQSVQEAEERHRRHLAALERQHQAAREQAYRDGYNDGAAVARDAASAELDRTARFANELVATLAGTRAEWFAAYEKQIVELVCRALEEILADRPPLAGTITRALGDAFACLGDVDRVAVRCHPKDLALIRGEESSASVNLPGSIQVRWLPDEEIGPGGCVLETTLGVIDARVEQQLAILRGALWDAVQPADSTERTTARKPDPERGITARAETTE, encoded by the coding sequence ATGTCATTCTCTGAGCGCATTCGACGCCCGACGCTCGTGTCGGAGCGGCGCGTCCGGGTCGGCGATGGCTCGTCCGGCGGACGGATCGAAATCGACCTTCGCCCGCAGTCGGTCCAGGAAGCGGAGGAACGTCACCGACGGCACTTGGCGGCCTTGGAGAGACAGCACCAGGCGGCGCGGGAACAGGCATACCGCGACGGCTACAACGACGGCGCGGCCGTGGCGCGCGACGCGGCATCGGCGGAATTGGACCGCACCGCACGATTTGCAAACGAGCTGGTGGCCACCCTGGCAGGCACACGGGCAGAGTGGTTTGCCGCCTACGAAAAACAGATCGTTGAACTCGTCTGCCGTGCGCTCGAGGAAATCCTCGCTGATCGCCCGCCGCTGGCTGGTACGATCACGCGGGCTCTGGGTGACGCCTTTGCCTGCCTCGGTGATGTCGACCGGGTCGCGGTTCGTTGCCACCCGAAAGACCTCGCGCTGATCCGCGGGGAAGAGTCGTCGGCTTCGGTCAATTTGCCCGGTTCGATCCAAGTCCGGTGGCTGCCGGATGAAGAGATCGGGCCCGGCGGGTGTGTGCTGGAAACCACGCTCGGGGTGATTGACGCACGCGTCGAACAGCAATTGGCGATTCTGCGCGGAGCGCTCTGGGATGCAGTACAACCCGCCGACAGCACGGAACGAACCACGGCTCGAAAACCCGATCCGGAGCGGGGCATCACCGCGCGGGCAGAGACGACTGAGTAG
- a CDS encoding FliI/YscN family ATPase codes for MPLAPVDWDRYLSAIARAETIRPTGRVVGMVGLTVEADGPAARVGEFCRLEDLKGRRSVPAEVVGFRQGKILLLPLGEHQGIGPGWIVTASGEPLTVQVGDGLLGRVVDALGHPVDGMEPISNAHRQPLVASPPDPLSRPRVTERISTGIRAIDTLLTMGKGQRMGLFAGSGVGKSTLLGMIARTSSADVNVIALVGERGKEVRDFLDRDLGAEGRKRAVTVVCTSDRPALLRLKAAVTGTAIAEHFRDRGADVMLLVDSITRWALAQREVGLAAGEPPTTRGFPPSVFALLPRLMERCGRSARGSITGIYTVLVEGDDITEPISDACRAVLDGHVVLSRRLASENHYPAIDVLGSISRVAADVLTPSERTLAGEVRDLIATFHDAEDLIAVGAYKKGSSAKIDRAIDTMEGLRSFLRQDVAESADPSGAWEHLASLVNATSPPTLFDPTAGE; via the coding sequence ATGCCGCTTGCGCCGGTCGATTGGGATCGGTATCTGAGCGCGATTGCGCGTGCCGAGACGATTCGGCCAACGGGCCGTGTTGTCGGGATGGTGGGGCTGACCGTCGAAGCGGATGGTCCGGCGGCCCGGGTCGGAGAGTTTTGCCGCCTGGAAGACCTGAAAGGACGTCGATCTGTCCCGGCGGAGGTAGTCGGTTTCCGTCAGGGTAAGATTCTCCTCCTGCCTTTGGGGGAGCATCAGGGCATCGGACCAGGCTGGATTGTCACGGCCAGCGGCGAGCCGCTGACGGTGCAGGTCGGGGATGGTCTCTTGGGGCGCGTGGTCGATGCGCTGGGCCATCCGGTCGATGGGATGGAACCGATCTCAAATGCGCACAGACAGCCCCTTGTTGCCTCGCCACCCGATCCGCTGAGCCGCCCTCGTGTGACGGAACGCATCTCGACCGGCATCCGGGCGATCGACACCCTGCTGACGATGGGGAAGGGGCAGCGCATGGGCCTCTTCGCCGGATCGGGAGTCGGGAAGAGCACGCTGCTGGGAATGATCGCGCGTACCTCCTCGGCGGACGTCAACGTCATCGCCCTGGTCGGCGAACGGGGCAAGGAGGTGCGCGATTTCCTCGATCGTGATCTCGGAGCCGAGGGGCGCAAGCGCGCCGTAACGGTCGTCTGCACCTCGGACCGGCCGGCGCTTTTGCGACTCAAGGCGGCGGTCACCGGGACGGCCATCGCCGAGCACTTTCGCGATCGCGGCGCCGATGTCATGCTGTTGGTCGACTCAATCACACGTTGGGCCCTGGCACAGCGTGAGGTGGGTCTGGCCGCCGGCGAACCTCCGACCACACGCGGATTCCCGCCATCGGTCTTCGCGCTGTTGCCGCGGCTGATGGAGCGATGCGGCCGCTCGGCGCGCGGTTCCATCACCGGGATCTACACGGTCCTCGTCGAGGGCGATGACATCACCGAGCCGATCTCCGATGCCTGCCGTGCGGTCCTGGATGGTCATGTCGTCTTGTCCCGGCGACTGGCCTCGGAGAATCACTATCCTGCCATCGATGTTCTCGGCTCGATCTCGCGCGTCGCCGCCGATGTGTTGACGCCATCCGAGCGCACTCTGGCCGGTGAGGTTCGCGACCTGATAGCCACCTTTCACGATGCCGAGGATCTGATCGCGGTCGGTGCTTACAAGAAGGGTTCCTCCGCCAAGATCGACCGCGCCATCGACACTATGGAAGGGTTGCGCTCGTTCCTGCGACAAGACGTCGCCGAGTCGGCCGATCCGTCGGGTGCATGGGAGCATCTGGCCTCGCTGGTCAACGCCACGTCCCCGCCAACGCTCTTTGACCCGACCGCGGGCGAATAG
- the fliJ gene encoding flagellar export protein FliJ: MKPFHFRLQRLLRLKVAEKGQCALALGRSRHELGMREDELRAAEDRHGSMTESYLRLADKPSCPSDWILGRNALDAAHRRVQERQTAVQQAATRVEEARLRLVEQSREVEAYQRLRRKAWEEHNREVQRTVQKDIDATAGEKFTRSAAPRG; the protein is encoded by the coding sequence ATGAAGCCGTTCCACTTTCGTCTCCAGCGCCTGTTGCGCCTCAAGGTGGCAGAAAAGGGGCAGTGCGCCCTCGCCTTGGGTCGTTCCCGTCACGAACTGGGAATGCGCGAGGATGAACTGCGCGCCGCAGAGGATCGGCACGGTTCGATGACCGAGTCCTATCTCCGCTTGGCCGACAAACCATCGTGTCCGTCGGATTGGATCTTAGGCCGCAACGCGCTCGATGCCGCCCACCGACGGGTTCAGGAGCGGCAGACGGCTGTGCAGCAGGCGGCGACCAGGGTGGAGGAGGCTCGTCTGCGTCTGGTCGAGCAGTCGCGAGAGGTGGAGGCATATCAACGGCTGCGTCGAAAGGCGTGGGAGGAACACAATCGCGAGGTTCAAAGAACCGTGCAGAAGGACATCGACGCAACGGCGGGGGAGAAGTTCACACGGAGCGCAGCTCCGCGCGGGTGA
- the fliG gene encoding flagellar motor switch protein FliG codes for MPAAETETVALTPAQKAAVALVVFGREVAAEVFKYLTESEIERLTVEIANMPDVSPELEASVIKECHTIFMARQYVAQGGIDFARSLLEEALGRSKAGEILMRLEGSLQKTGFDMLKHVEPRTLINLMQSEHPQTISLILTQLSSQQAAAVLAELAPELQTEVVLRLATMEKISPDVLRQLEEVLAMQFEATTTRDLSVSGGPKTVAEILNIIDTSTERRIMKVLEGEDAQLANEIKNLMFVFEDMVLLDDRSMQRVLKEVETKELAAAMKAASEDIKLKIFSNVSERVAAMIREEIEFLGPMRLSDVEKAQERIVAVVRRLEEEGQVVVAGRGGKDDVIL; via the coding sequence GTGCCGGCCGCTGAAACCGAGACCGTTGCTCTGACCCCGGCACAGAAGGCCGCCGTGGCCCTCGTCGTCTTCGGACGCGAGGTCGCCGCCGAGGTTTTCAAGTATCTCACGGAGAGCGAGATTGAGCGTCTGACGGTCGAGATCGCCAACATGCCGGATGTCTCCCCCGAGCTGGAGGCGAGCGTCATCAAGGAGTGCCATACGATCTTCATGGCGCGGCAGTATGTCGCGCAGGGTGGGATCGATTTTGCCCGTAGTCTTCTCGAAGAGGCATTGGGACGGAGCAAGGCCGGCGAGATTCTGATGCGTCTGGAGGGCTCCTTGCAGAAGACCGGCTTCGACATGCTCAAGCATGTCGAGCCACGCACGCTGATCAATCTGATGCAGAGTGAGCACCCGCAGACGATTTCGCTGATCCTGACGCAGTTGTCGTCCCAGCAGGCGGCGGCTGTTCTGGCGGAATTGGCCCCCGAATTGCAGACCGAAGTCGTGCTGCGACTGGCCACGATGGAGAAGATCTCTCCCGATGTCCTCCGTCAACTGGAGGAAGTGCTCGCGATGCAGTTTGAGGCCACCACGACACGGGACCTGTCGGTCTCGGGCGGCCCCAAGACGGTCGCCGAGATCCTCAACATCATCGACACCTCGACGGAGCGCCGCATCATGAAGGTGCTCGAGGGAGAGGATGCCCAGTTGGCCAACGAGATCAAGAACCTGATGTTCGTCTTTGAAGATATGGTGCTGCTCGACGACCGGTCGATGCAGCGGGTCTTGAAGGAAGTGGAAACGAAGGAACTGGCCGCGGCGATGAAGGCGGCGTCCGAGGACATCAAGTTGAAGATCTTCTCCAACGTCTCCGAACGCGTGGCGGCGATGATCCGGGAGGAAATCGAATTTTTGGGCCCGATGCGACTGTCGGACGTGGAGAAGGCGCAGGAACGGATTGTGGCAGTGGTTCGCCGTCTCGAAGAGGAAGGGCAGGTCGTCGTTGCCGGCCGCGGAGGCAAAGACGATGTCATTCTCTGA